A window of the Chlamydiota bacterium genome harbors these coding sequences:
- a CDS encoding DUF4160 domain-containing protein, translating to MPIISRFFGILIAIYWNDHAPPHFHAKYGGEEAVIEIESGKIIKGSLSKRALGLVNAWRKIHVSELVDDWDRARKRSPLRCIPPLE from the coding sequence ATGCCAATCATCAGTAGGTTTTTTGGAATTCTCATTGCGATTTATTGGAATGATCATGCTCCGCCTCATTTTCATGCCAAGTATGGTGGTGAGGAGGCTGTGATTGAGATCGAAAGCGGGAAAATTATTAAAGGATCTTTGTCCAAGCGGGCTTTGGGATTGGTGAATGCGTGGAGAAAAATTCATGTGAGTGAGTTGGTGGATGATTGGGATCGGGCAAGAAAAAGGAGCCCTCTTCGTTGTATTCCACCCTTGGAGTAA
- a CDS encoding DUF2442 domain-containing protein — protein MILHIVKARYKKKYMIWLRLNDGSEGIVDLKDELYGEMFEPLKNIKRFKSFRVDPELETLVWENGADLAPEFLRDRMLVLSS, from the coding sequence ATGATTTTACACATTGTGAAAGCTAGATATAAAAAAAAATATATGATTTGGTTGCGACTCAATGATGGGTCTGAAGGGATTGTAGATTTAAAAGACGAGCTCTATGGAGAGATGTTTGAACCATTAAAAAATATTAAAAGATTTAAATCTTTTCGAGTAGACCCGGAACTAGAAACTCTGGTCTGGGAAAATGGAGCTGACTTAGCTCCAGAATTCTTGCGAGATCGCATGTTGGTATTGAGCTCCTAG
- the mqnE gene encoding aminofutalosine synthase MqnE encodes MNLLLEKSELSLIAEKVEHGKRLSFEEGLTLFRSRDLNGIGALANLVREKKNGNKAYFVINLHIDYTNICAVDCLFCSFRRDLGHSEGYTLSIDQILKKIENVWDQGLTELHMVGGLHPELSYSYYLDLLSAIKKAYPTLHIKAFTCVEIDFFSQIYKKSAHEVLAEFKEAGLDSLPGGGAEIFDEKLRKKICGEKATGARWLQVAKTAHRLGIPTNATMLYGHLEKLESRVEHLLALRSAQDETGGFRCFIPLAYHPENNRMGKIGWTMGMDDLKTLAISRLLLDNFNHIKAYWVMLTPALSQVALSYGADDIDGSVIEEKIYHDAGAKTQNALTRETLIKLISDAGREPVERDAMYHESLRFKVESSVRQASQQKQAEIRSLSKG; translated from the coding sequence ATGAATCTTTTATTAGAAAAATCTGAATTGTCTTTGATTGCCGAAAAAGTTGAGCATGGCAAGCGTCTTTCGTTTGAAGAGGGTTTGACTCTTTTTCGTTCTCGAGATTTGAACGGAATTGGGGCTCTTGCCAATCTTGTGCGTGAGAAGAAAAATGGAAATAAGGCTTATTTTGTTATTAATCTCCATATTGATTATACCAATATCTGTGCCGTCGATTGCCTCTTTTGTTCCTTTCGACGTGACCTGGGCCATTCTGAAGGATACACACTTAGCATTGATCAAATTCTAAAAAAAATTGAGAATGTTTGGGATCAGGGTTTAACAGAACTTCACATGGTCGGTGGGCTTCATCCGGAGTTATCTTATTCTTATTATTTGGATCTTTTATCGGCCATTAAAAAGGCATATCCGACGCTTCATATTAAAGCTTTTACTTGTGTTGAAATTGATTTTTTCTCTCAAATTTATAAAAAATCAGCTCATGAAGTTTTGGCAGAATTCAAAGAAGCGGGTTTGGATTCTCTTCCAGGGGGAGGAGCTGAAATTTTCGATGAAAAATTGCGCAAAAAAATTTGTGGAGAGAAGGCGACAGGGGCTCGCTGGCTCCAGGTCGCAAAGACTGCTCATCGGTTAGGGATCCCAACCAATGCGACCATGCTCTATGGACATCTGGAAAAATTAGAGTCGCGTGTTGAACATCTTTTAGCGTTGAGGAGTGCTCAAGATGAGACAGGAGGCTTCCGATGTTTTATTCCTTTGGCCTATCATCCTGAAAATAATCGGATGGGAAAGATCGGTTGGACGATGGGAATGGATGATTTAAAAACATTGGCCATTTCTCGTCTTCTTCTGGATAATTTTAATCATATCAAGGCTTATTGGGTTATGCTCACCCCCGCTCTCTCTCAAGTGGCTCTTTCTTATGGAGCCGATGATATTGACGGCTCCGTAATCGAGGAAAAAATTTATCATGATGCCGGAGCAAAAACTCAAAATGCGCTCACCCGAGAGACGCTCATTAAACTCATTTCTGATGCGGGACGTGAGCCGGTTGAGAGAGATGCGATGTATCACGAAAGTTTAAGGTTTAAAGTTGAAAGTTCAGTGCGCCAAGCAAGCCAACAAAAGCAAGCCGAAATAAGGAGCCTGAGTAAAGGCTAA
- a CDS encoding AbrB/MazE/SpoVT family DNA-binding domain-containing protein yields the protein MILQLNNRSTITIPLVTRRELGIGPGDPLEVWIENGRLVLVPVSPVPRMAKLTPKGERKERVAQREMRKGKIRKYASSRDLLKDLLP from the coding sequence ATGATCCTACAACTTAATAATCGCTCAACCATTACGATCCCTTTGGTAACACGAAGAGAATTGGGTATTGGGCCAGGTGATCCCTTGGAGGTATGGATCGAGAATGGTCGTTTGGTTCTTGTACCGGTATCCCCTGTTCCAAGGATGGCCAAATTGACTCCCAAAGGCGAACGGAAGGAACGCGTTGCCCAAAGAGAGATGCGGAAGGGTAAAATTCGTAAATATGCATCATCGCGGGATCTTTTGAAAGATTTGTTACCTTGA
- a CDS encoding menaquinone biosynthesis decarboxylase: MYTYDSLNDFVQALEKIGELKRISYEVDPVLEITEITDRVTKQGGPALLFEKVKGSSIPLLINTFGSAKRMSLSLGAQNLEELAERISSFLEPKIPSGFLESVQMLPMLQTLRALKPKLIKQAPCQEIVKKEGFSLFDLPALQCWPKDGGRYITLPVVITKDPETGTKNYGIYRLQIFDERSIGMHWQIHKGGAAHFHKAKSLGKRLEVAVSLGPDPAVIYSASAPLPEGVDEMMLAGFIRNRPVEMVSCKTIDSEVPANSQIILEGYVNPTESKTEGPFGDHTGYYSLADLYPVFHVTAITMRKNPIYPTIIVGPPLQEDFFMGKATERIFLPLLKKQLPELIDMNMPAEGIFHNLLIVSIDKRYPGQARKVMSAIWGLAQLCFAKVVVVVDKDVDVHNLREVAWKALNHIDPERDFLFTTGPVDVLDHASRLPCLGSKVGIDATRKWKEEGFTRDWPDEIVMDAQVKERVTQMWNKFGL, translated from the coding sequence ATGTATACCTACGACAGTCTTAATGATTTTGTTCAGGCTCTTGAAAAAATAGGAGAGCTGAAGCGTATTTCCTACGAGGTGGATCCTGTTCTTGAGATTACAGAGATCACGGATCGTGTGACCAAGCAGGGTGGGCCTGCGCTTCTCTTTGAAAAAGTCAAAGGGTCTAGCATTCCTCTTTTGATTAATACTTTTGGAAGTGCGAAGCGGATGTCCCTTTCTTTAGGGGCTCAGAATCTAGAGGAGCTAGCGGAGCGCATTTCCTCATTTTTAGAACCTAAAATTCCTTCAGGTTTTCTAGAATCTGTTCAGATGTTGCCCATGCTCCAAACGTTAAGGGCGTTAAAACCAAAGTTGATAAAACAGGCCCCATGTCAGGAAATTGTAAAAAAAGAAGGGTTTTCACTTTTTGATTTACCCGCGTTACAATGTTGGCCCAAAGATGGTGGACGCTATATTACGTTACCGGTCGTGATTACAAAAGATCCTGAGACGGGAACAAAAAATTATGGAATATACCGGCTCCAAATTTTTGATGAACGATCGATCGGGATGCATTGGCAAATTCATAAGGGGGGAGCAGCCCATTTTCATAAGGCGAAGTCTTTAGGAAAACGTCTAGAGGTTGCGGTTTCTTTAGGGCCTGATCCTGCGGTCATTTATTCGGCATCTGCACCTCTTCCTGAAGGAGTCGATGAAATGATGTTGGCCGGTTTTATTCGCAATCGTCCCGTGGAAATGGTTTCTTGTAAAACAATCGATTCAGAAGTTCCAGCCAATTCTCAAATTATTTTAGAAGGGTATGTGAACCCAACAGAATCAAAAACGGAAGGCCCTTTTGGAGATCACACCGGCTATTATTCCTTGGCTGATCTTTATCCTGTATTTCACGTGACCGCGATCACGATGAGAAAAAATCCTATTTATCCTACAATCATTGTGGGTCCTCCTCTTCAGGAGGATTTTTTTATGGGGAAGGCGACGGAGCGTATTTTTCTTCCCCTTTTGAAGAAACAGCTTCCTGAACTCATTGATATGAATATGCCCGCAGAGGGTATTTTCCATAATCTTTTAATCGTTTCGATTGATAAACGCTATCCGGGTCAGGCTCGGAAAGTGATGAGTGCGATTTGGGGTTTAGCTCAATTGTGCTTTGCAAAAGTGGTTGTAGTGGTGGATAAAGATGTGGATGTTCACAATCTCAGAGAAGTTGCTTGGAAGGCTTTGAACCATATTGATCCTGAACGGGATTTTCTTTTTACAACTGGACCGGTTGATGTTCTGGATCATGCGAGTCGCTTACCCTGTCTGGGAAGTAAGGTGGGGATTGATGCCACGCGTAAATGGAAGGAAGAAGGTTTTACTCGTGATTGGCCTGATGAAATTGTGATGGATGCTCAAGTAAAAGAGCGGGTCACTCAAATGTGGAACAAGTTTGGATTATGA